One genomic window of Halorhabdus sp. CBA1104 includes the following:
- a CDS encoding cupin domain-containing protein: protein MAYTKVNYEDVDPVAGSMHFLRDPLDCETVGVTVLDCEPGWSGKAHDHAEQNHEEVYLLVEGEATVTVDGEDVSMEAGDAVRIAPDATREIQNGEIESTFVLVGAP from the coding sequence ATGGCATACACCAAAGTCAACTACGAAGACGTCGACCCGGTCGCCGGATCGATGCACTTCCTGCGCGATCCATTGGACTGTGAAACCGTCGGCGTGACCGTACTGGACTGTGAGCCAGGCTGGTCGGGGAAGGCCCACGACCATGCCGAACAGAACCACGAGGAAGTGTATCTGTTGGTGGAGGGTGAGGCCACAGTAACTGTCGACGGCGAGGACGTTTCGATGGAAGCGGGCGACGCGGTGCGGATCGCCCCCGACGCGACCCGGGAGATTCAGAACGGCGAGATCGAGAGTACGTTCGTGCTCGTCGGCGCGCCCTAG
- a CDS encoding AIR synthase family protein yields the protein MSEPELGKADREFFDEYIYPRLGADRDDVRLKPQHGVDFGVADVGGQALAMATDPVFIVPAAGFERAAWFAFHVLISDVAVSGLDPAYLSVDFNLPPEITDEQFETVWETFGQEAEELGVSIVTGHTGRYAGVNYPMVGGGTSLATGDFEDLVTPDGARPGDRVIVTKGPAIEATGLLSVHFDSLMEGDVPAEEIQAATDRFYDMSPIEEAMIAASAGPVTAMHDATEGGVYGGLFEMARSAGVGFEIETDPIPIQPGVEAACDFFDIDPWISISEGTLLATVDPDGVDDVLSALESEGIPAADAGRVVEGAGLTVDGENIDHPGKDPYWAAFEEYMKKLQAQDE from the coding sequence ATGAGCGAACCCGAACTGGGCAAGGCCGATCGCGAGTTCTTCGACGAGTACATCTACCCCCGTCTCGGGGCCGACCGGGACGATGTCCGCCTCAAGCCCCAGCACGGCGTCGACTTCGGTGTCGCCGACGTCGGTGGGCAAGCACTGGCGATGGCGACCGATCCCGTCTTTATCGTGCCCGCGGCAGGCTTCGAACGCGCGGCGTGGTTTGCCTTCCACGTCCTCATCTCGGATGTAGCAGTCTCGGGACTCGACCCCGCCTACCTCAGCGTGGACTTCAATCTCCCGCCGGAGATCACCGACGAACAGTTCGAGACCGTCTGGGAGACCTTCGGCCAAGAGGCCGAGGAACTGGGCGTCTCGATCGTCACGGGCCATACAGGTCGCTATGCCGGCGTCAACTACCCCATGGTTGGGGGCGGCACGTCGCTTGCCACTGGCGACTTCGAGGATCTGGTGACACCTGATGGTGCGCGCCCCGGCGATCGCGTGATCGTCACGAAAGGGCCAGCCATCGAGGCGACGGGCCTGCTTTCGGTCCACTTCGACTCGCTGATGGAAGGCGACGTTCCGGCCGAGGAGATCCAGGCCGCCACGGACCGCTTCTACGACATGAGTCCGATCGAGGAGGCGATGATCGCCGCCTCGGCTGGACCGGTCACGGCGATGCACGACGCCACGGAGGGCGGCGTCTACGGCGGCCTCTTCGAGATGGCCCGTTCGGCGGGCGTCGGCTTCGAGATCGAGACAGACCCCATCCCGATCCAGCCCGGCGTCGAAGCAGCCTGTGACTTTTTCGACATCGATCCCTGGATCTCGATCAGCGAGGGGACGCTCCTGGCGACGGTCGATCCCGACGGCGTCGACGACGTTCTCTCGGCGCTGGAATCAGAGGGGATTCCTGCCGCCGATGCTGGGCGCGTCGTCGAGGGGGCAGGCCTGACTGTCGACGGGGAGAACATCGACCACCCCGGCAAGGACCCCTACTGGGCGGCCTTCGAGGAGTACATGAAGAAGTTGCAAGCCCAAGACGAGTAA
- the amrS gene encoding AmmeMemoRadiSam system radical SAM enzyme produces MSTFDGEAGVPADLVVETDDGLQCTACAHRCTLSPGQAGICDVRRNVDGELRLLTYGQVFDRPTGPPGTADPIEKKPLYHFHPTTRVLSFGGVSCNFACEFCQNNHIAFAGPADVELRDVSPDDAIESAATQDCAGVAWTYNEPTIYAEYVRDGARLAKEAGRYTAIVTNGYFTEEFLTEVGPYLDAANVDVKGFRDRSHVEHMGAQLQPTLDGARLAHQAGIHVELTYLTIPDLNDDAAEIRAFAEWARDELDPSVPVHFTRFHPDHEMRDRPATPVETLERAASIARDIGLEFVYVGNVPGHEDNATRCPDCGAVWIRRHGFRTSLEVDLDGACACGRPIDVVV; encoded by the coding sequence ATGTCCACGTTCGACGGCGAGGCGGGCGTCCCCGCTGATCTGGTCGTCGAAACCGACGACGGGTTACAGTGTACTGCCTGTGCCCACCGATGTACACTCTCGCCCGGTCAGGCTGGGATCTGTGACGTCCGGCGGAACGTCGACGGCGAGTTGCGCCTGCTGACTTACGGGCAGGTCTTCGACCGGCCGACCGGCCCGCCGGGCACCGCCGACCCGATCGAGAAGAAACCGCTCTACCATTTCCACCCGACGACGCGCGTCCTGAGTTTCGGTGGCGTCTCCTGTAACTTCGCCTGTGAATTCTGCCAGAACAACCACATCGCCTTCGCTGGCCCCGCGGATGTCGAACTGCGAGACGTCTCGCCCGACGACGCCATCGAGAGTGCGGCCACACAGGACTGTGCCGGCGTCGCCTGGACGTACAACGAGCCGACGATTTATGCCGAATACGTCCGGGATGGGGCACGTCTGGCCAAGGAAGCGGGACGCTACACGGCGATCGTCACGAACGGCTACTTCACTGAGGAATTCCTCACGGAAGTCGGTCCGTATCTCGATGCGGCGAACGTCGACGTCAAGGGGTTCCGGGATCGCTCGCACGTCGAGCACATGGGGGCGCAACTCCAGCCGACGCTCGATGGGGCACGACTGGCCCACCAGGCGGGCATTCACGTCGAACTCACCTACCTGACGATCCCTGATCTCAACGACGACGCCGCGGAAATCCGGGCATTCGCCGAGTGGGCCCGAGACGAACTCGATCCGTCGGTGCCGGTCCACTTCACTCGGTTCCATCCGGACCACGAGATGCGTGACCGGCCGGCGACGCCCGTCGAAACGCTCGAACGGGCGGCGTCGATTGCCCGCGACATCGGTTTGGAATTCGTTTACGTCGGCAACGTCCCCGGCCACGAGGACAACGCGACCCGGTGTCCGGACTGTGGGGCAGTCTGGATCCGGCGACATGGTTTCCGGACGAGTCTCGAAGTCGATCTCGACGGGGCGTGTGCGTGTGGGCGACCGATCGATGTCGTTGTCTGA
- the aglJ gene encoding S-layer glycoprotein N-glycosyltransferase AglJ yields the protein MADYDDVCVLIPTYNEEGAIGKVLSSFRAEGFDNILVIDGGSEDKTPTIAADHGADVVQQSGSGKGQAVREAFALTDAPYVLMLDGDWTYRAEDADAMLEPLFEGRADHVIGDRFADMEAGAMSRLNQVGNTLINTAFRHIHGREYGDILSGYRALTREAIERVTLTEDGFGIETELAVECVKHNVQTEVVPIVYRSRPGEAETNLRPIRDGATIFLTLYRMAKTNNPLFYFGSVGIASLLGGLGLGGYVAVEWFTRGISHEVMAFLSGIALIFGVQLLMFGTLSDMIVKLHREQMQRLDRALPEEGKRSGAGHERPASARRSQTHTQQTQGTTTQTETADSTAAEDSLDTQNETDT from the coding sequence ATGGCCGACTACGACGATGTCTGCGTTCTCATCCCTACCTACAACGAGGAGGGGGCAATCGGCAAGGTACTCTCCTCGTTTCGTGCGGAAGGCTTCGACAACATTCTGGTAATCGACGGTGGCTCAGAAGACAAGACGCCAACGATCGCCGCCGACCACGGTGCAGACGTCGTACAGCAGTCGGGCTCGGGGAAAGGACAGGCGGTCCGGGAAGCCTTTGCACTGACCGATGCCCCGTACGTGCTCATGCTGGACGGCGACTGGACTTATCGGGCCGAGGACGCCGACGCGATGCTCGAACCGCTCTTCGAGGGGCGGGCAGACCACGTGATCGGCGATCGGTTCGCCGACATGGAGGCAGGGGCCATGTCCCGTCTCAATCAGGTCGGCAACACGCTCATCAACACGGCGTTTCGCCACATTCACGGGCGAGAGTACGGTGACATTCTCAGCGGCTACCGCGCACTGACACGAGAAGCGATCGAGCGGGTTACGCTTACAGAGGACGGCTTTGGCATCGAGACGGAGTTGGCCGTCGAGTGTGTCAAACACAACGTCCAGACGGAAGTGGTCCCGATCGTGTATCGATCCCGGCCTGGCGAGGCGGAGACGAATCTGCGGCCCATTCGGGATGGCGCAACCATCTTCCTGACACTCTACCGGATGGCAAAGACGAACAACCCGCTGTTTTACTTCGGGAGCGTTGGGATCGCCAGTCTCCTCGGCGGCCTGGGCCTGGGCGGGTACGTCGCTGTCGAGTGGTTCACGCGAGGTATCTCTCACGAGGTGATGGCCTTCCTGAGTGGGATCGCACTCATCTTCGGCGTCCAATTGTTGATGTTCGGGACGCTCTCGGATATGATCGTCAAACTCCATCGCGAGCAGATGCAGCGACTGGATCGGGCGCTCCCAGAAGAAGGTAAACGATCCGGAGCAGGCCACGAGAGGCCAGCCAGTGCGCGAAGAAGTCAGACCCACACACAGCAGACCCAGGGGACGACCACGCAGACGGAGACCGCTGACTCGACGGCCGCGGAGGATTCACTGGACACCCAAAACGAAACCGACACGTAA
- the aglM gene encoding UDP-glucose 6-dehydrogenase AglM, translating to MHVSVVGSGYIGTTIAAWFAELGHRVTNVDIDEDVVEAVNDGKAPIHEPGLDELMAAHGGDSLVATTDYDELADSDVTFLALPTPSNDDGSIDLSAMEAAAQSLGEVIAEKDDDHLVVVKSTVIPGTTAETIAPIIEEASGKTVGDGFRIAMNPEFLREGFALDDFKDPDKIVIGSEDDQAVETLNRVYEPLVAAAAGDPAIVETGIREAEMIKYANNAFLATKISLINELGNICKEYGVDAYEVADAIALDHRIDEHFLRSGLGWGGSCFPKDVAAIRAAAREREYEPVLLDATVEVNDRQPERLLDLLDDHTDVAGKRVAVMGLAFKPGTDDIRYTRAVPVIEGLLERDAEIVAYDPVAIENMREQYPDIEYAESAAEALEGADAALFVTGWDEFAALDAEFDTMADPVVIDGRRIVEHRDGLEYDGLTW from the coding sequence ATGCACGTAAGCGTCGTCGGTAGCGGCTACATCGGCACGACGATCGCCGCCTGGTTCGCCGAATTGGGGCATCGAGTAACGAACGTCGACATCGACGAGGATGTCGTCGAAGCGGTCAACGACGGCAAAGCTCCCATCCACGAGCCCGGCCTGGACGAACTCATGGCTGCCCACGGCGGTGACTCGCTCGTCGCAACAACCGACTACGACGAACTCGCCGACAGCGACGTCACCTTCCTCGCGCTGCCCACTCCCTCCAACGACGATGGCAGCATCGACCTCTCGGCGATGGAAGCTGCCGCACAGTCACTCGGCGAGGTCATCGCCGAGAAAGACGACGACCACCTCGTCGTCGTCAAGAGCACGGTCATCCCCGGCACAACCGCCGAAACGATCGCGCCAATTATCGAAGAAGCGTCGGGGAAGACCGTCGGCGACGGGTTCCGGATTGCGATGAACCCCGAGTTCCTCCGGGAAGGGTTCGCCTTAGACGACTTCAAAGACCCCGACAAGATCGTCATCGGGTCTGAAGACGACCAGGCCGTCGAGACGCTGAATCGGGTCTACGAGCCGCTGGTCGCAGCCGCCGCGGGCGACCCTGCGATCGTCGAGACGGGGATCCGCGAGGCCGAGATGATCAAGTACGCCAACAACGCCTTCCTCGCGACGAAGATTAGCCTCATCAACGAACTCGGAAACATCTGCAAAGAATACGGCGTCGACGCCTACGAGGTCGCCGACGCGATCGCCCTGGACCACCGCATCGACGAGCATTTCCTCCGCAGTGGGCTGGGCTGGGGTGGCTCGTGTTTCCCCAAAGACGTCGCGGCGATCCGCGCCGCAGCACGCGAGCGCGAGTACGAGCCCGTCCTGCTGGACGCCACGGTCGAAGTCAACGACCGCCAACCTGAACGCCTCCTCGACCTACTTGACGACCACACCGACGTTGCGGGCAAGCGTGTCGCCGTGATGGGGCTGGCGTTCAAACCCGGCACCGACGACATCCGCTATACCCGGGCCGTTCCAGTGATCGAGGGATTACTCGAACGCGATGCCGAGATCGTCGCCTACGATCCCGTTGCGATCGAGAACATGCGCGAGCAGTATCCGGATATCGAATACGCCGAGAGTGCAGCTGAGGCATTGGAGGGTGCGGATGCGGCGCTGTTCGTTACTGGCTGGGACGAATTTGCCGCCCTCGATGCGGAGTTCGACACGATGGCCGATCCCGTCGTAATCGACGGTCGCCGGATTGTCGAGCACCGTGACGGTCTCGAATACGACGGCCTCACCTGGTAG
- the aglF gene encoding UTP--glucose-1-phosphate uridylyltransferase AglF — protein sequence MKAVVLAAGKGTRLRPLTEDKPKVMVEVDGKPLLTHSFEQLLELGADELIVVVGYQKENIISHYDDEFEGVPITYTHQREQNGLAHALLTAEEHIDDDFMLMLGDNIFRANLDDVVKRQREQRTDAAFLVEEVPWEDASRYGVCDTNDYGEIVEVVEKPDDPPSNLVMTGFYTFSPAIFHAAKLVQPSDRGEYEISDAIDLLLQSGRTIDAIRLDGWRIDVGYPEDRDEAEEKLQEELEA from the coding sequence ATGAAAGCTGTCGTACTCGCGGCGGGTAAGGGCACCCGTCTCCGGCCGCTGACAGAGGACAAGCCAAAAGTGATGGTCGAAGTTGACGGCAAGCCTCTCCTCACCCATAGTTTCGAACAACTGCTTGAGCTTGGGGCCGACGAGTTAATCGTCGTCGTGGGCTACCAGAAAGAGAACATCATCAGCCACTACGACGACGAGTTCGAAGGCGTGCCGATTACCTACACCCACCAGCGCGAGCAAAACGGGCTGGCCCACGCGCTGTTAACTGCCGAGGAACACATCGACGACGACTTCATGTTGATGCTCGGGGACAATATCTTCCGGGCGAATCTGGACGATGTGGTCAAACGCCAGCGCGAACAGCGCACTGACGCTGCGTTTCTCGTCGAGGAAGTGCCCTGGGAGGATGCTTCGCGGTATGGCGTCTGTGACACCAACGATTACGGCGAGATCGTCGAAGTGGTCGAGAAGCCTGATGACCCGCCATCGAATCTGGTGATGACTGGCTTCTATACGTTCTCACCGGCGATCTTCCACGCCGCCAAGCTCGTCCAGCCCTCCGATCGCGGCGAGTACGAGATCAGCGACGCGATCGACCTGCTGTTGCAGAGCGGGCGGACGATCGATGCGATCCGCCTGGATGGTTGGCGAATCGACGTGGGCTATCCCGAGGATCGCGACGAGGCCGAGGAGAAGTTGCAGGAAGAACTTGAGGCGTAA
- the aglG gene encoding glucosyl-dolichyl phosphate glucuronosyltransferase yields MKVSVVVCTYSMDRYPVFTEAVESALKQTHDPIEVVLVVDGNDRVYDRLQDDFGDEANVVTHNNDENRGISYSRTKGAEIASGDIVAFIDDDATAERDWIENLVSVYEETDAIAVGGDVKPDWQTEKPDFFPAEFYWLVGCVEPGFAEDGEEVRNTYGSNISYRREHFLEVGGYDPNTGRKGDKHLQAHEAPVGIRLLEEYGRGMVYTEDAVVHHKLFEYRGEFGWLVSRSFWQGYSKRVMDLLYPNAPDDKSAYLKQLLAYFVPKRVRGLVRSPSVPAVLQLVTIFVFTGAVGLGYFSAILTPNVVEKANS; encoded by the coding sequence ATGAAGGTCTCGGTCGTCGTCTGCACGTATTCGATGGATCGGTATCCAGTGTTTACGGAGGCCGTCGAGAGTGCCCTCAAGCAGACCCACGATCCGATCGAAGTCGTGCTGGTCGTCGATGGCAACGACCGCGTCTATGACCGTCTACAGGACGACTTCGGCGACGAGGCGAACGTTGTCACCCACAACAACGACGAGAATCGAGGGATCTCCTACAGTCGAACGAAGGGGGCCGAAATCGCGAGTGGCGATATCGTCGCGTTCATCGACGACGACGCCACCGCTGAACGCGATTGGATCGAGAACCTTGTGTCCGTCTACGAGGAGACGGACGCCATCGCCGTCGGCGGAGACGTCAAACCGGACTGGCAAACGGAGAAGCCGGATTTCTTTCCGGCAGAATTCTACTGGCTGGTCGGCTGTGTGGAACCGGGCTTTGCCGAGGACGGTGAGGAAGTTCGGAACACGTACGGGTCGAACATTTCGTATCGCCGCGAACACTTCCTCGAGGTCGGTGGGTACGATCCGAACACGGGCCGGAAGGGTGACAAACATCTCCAGGCCCACGAGGCACCCGTCGGGATTCGGTTGTTGGAGGAGTACGGTCGAGGGATGGTGTACACCGAGGACGCTGTGGTTCATCACAAACTCTTCGAGTACCGGGGCGAGTTCGGCTGGCTGGTCTCGCGGTCGTTCTGGCAGGGCTATTCGAAGCGCGTGATGGACCTGCTGTATCCGAACGCGCCTGACGACAAGAGTGCGTATCTGAAGCAGCTGTTGGCGTATTTTGTGCCGAAGCGCGTTCGGGGATTGGTTCGGTCACCGTCGGTTCCGGCGGTGTTACAGCTCGTGACGATTTTCGTGTTTACCGGCGCTGTCGGGTTGGGATATTTCTCCGCGATTTTGACGCCGAACGTGGTCGAGAAGGCTAATTCGTAG
- a CDS encoding glycosyltransferase family 2 protein — protein sequence MNNLRESGSTIVPVYNDPNGVSQTIDSLAEQRPPLLKLLVVDNGSTDNTRDVIQSYTAEHDNVHLLVEDDIQGSYAARNKGIEHAEGDVLAFLDADETVDEDWLETALEAMHEQDVDYLGCNVELTLPEDTLVGRYNKHTGFPVKQYLENENYAPTCALLVRREVFEDVGPFDARLISGGDREFGERVHEAGYDQGYAEDATVYHPARTSFESLAKKNFRVGRGFCQKQRYYPERYGKPGVPPRPSGPSGGEETEEPDSVFTRLVFAFLSITMLAARGLGYYYEFFFGEKRDDIPAPTN from the coding sequence ATGAATAATCTGCGTGAATCAGGCTCCACCATCGTCCCTGTCTACAATGATCCCAACGGTGTCTCGCAGACCATCGACTCACTAGCCGAGCAGAGGCCACCCTTATTGAAATTACTCGTTGTTGACAATGGCTCCACGGACAACACTCGTGATGTTATCCAGAGCTACACCGCCGAACACGACAATGTCCACCTTCTCGTAGAGGACGACATCCAAGGCTCCTACGCCGCTCGCAACAAGGGAATCGAACACGCTGAAGGCGACGTTCTAGCGTTCCTTGACGCGGACGAGACCGTCGACGAGGACTGGCTCGAAACCGCGCTCGAAGCAATGCACGAGCAGGACGTCGACTACCTCGGGTGCAACGTCGAACTCACACTCCCTGAGGACACGCTCGTCGGGAGGTACAACAAACACACTGGCTTTCCGGTCAAACAGTATCTCGAAAACGAAAACTACGCCCCGACGTGCGCGCTGCTCGTCCGGCGCGAGGTCTTCGAGGACGTCGGCCCGTTCGACGCCAGACTCATTTCAGGTGGTGACAGGGAGTTCGGTGAACGCGTCCACGAGGCGGGCTACGACCAGGGGTACGCCGAGGACGCGACGGTCTACCATCCCGCCCGAACCTCCTTCGAATCTCTCGCGAAGAAAAACTTCCGTGTCGGGCGAGGTTTCTGTCAGAAACAGCGTTACTATCCCGAACGGTATGGCAAACCAGGGGTCCCACCACGACCGAGCGGTCCAAGTGGGGGCGAAGAAACGGAAGAACCGGACTCCGTGTTCACACGACTCGTGTTCGCATTCCTCTCCATCACGATGCTCGCAGCCAGAGGCCTCGGCTACTATTACGAGTTCTTCTTCGGCGAGAAACGAGACGATATCCCGGCACCTACGAATTAG
- a CDS encoding glycosyltransferase, producing MGGAERVARNLCKGLVDYGYEVDLVLVEAMGELLDDLPDAVSVIDLNASRVLRSLGPLREYLSTREPDILYSMMTEPNVIAVLAHRLAASDSRLVVSEHNMLSHSSESVKDQLARSGAWALYPLADDVVAVSEGVRDDLVANTRLDSTDISVIYNPVDVESIRELATQPVYHRWFSDDSLDVVLAGGRHEPQKGFDTLLKAFSRISEEDVRLVLFGTGPETESLQAHAAALEIDDHVSFPGFVENPFVFMASADVFVLSSEYEGFGLVLIEALACGCPVVSTDCESGPAEILEGGTYGPLVPVGDENALAEAIGATLADAPDPDTLRGRADDFDIESSIDQYDSLFHSSAI from the coding sequence ATGGGGGGCGCGGAGCGTGTAGCTCGCAATTTGTGCAAGGGTCTCGTTGATTATGGATACGAAGTTGATCTGGTACTCGTTGAAGCAATGGGAGAGTTACTCGACGACCTACCGGACGCCGTATCGGTAATCGACTTGAACGCGAGCCGCGTGCTACGTAGCCTCGGTCCGTTGCGGGAGTACCTTTCGACGCGGGAACCAGACATCTTATATTCGATGATGACTGAGCCGAACGTCATCGCCGTGCTCGCTCACCGGCTTGCGGCGTCGGATTCGCGGCTCGTCGTCAGTGAACACAACATGCTCTCGCACAGTTCCGAATCTGTCAAAGACCAGCTCGCGAGATCCGGTGCTTGGGCGCTCTACCCCCTCGCAGACGATGTCGTGGCGGTTTCGGAGGGTGTACGGGATGATTTGGTGGCGAATACGCGACTCGACTCGACGGATATTTCAGTGATTTACAATCCTGTCGATGTGGAGTCGATTCGCGAACTGGCGACCCAACCAGTCTATCACAGGTGGTTCTCAGACGACTCGCTCGATGTGGTCCTCGCTGGTGGTCGGCACGAACCGCAGAAGGGTTTCGACACGCTCCTCAAAGCGTTCTCACGAATCAGTGAGGAGGACGTTCGATTGGTGCTTTTCGGAACCGGGCCCGAGACAGAGTCGTTACAAGCCCACGCTGCAGCACTCGAAATTGACGACCACGTCTCTTTCCCCGGCTTTGTCGAGAATCCGTTCGTGTTCATGGCGTCAGCGGACGTTTTCGTCCTCTCTTCCGAGTACGAGGGATTCGGTCTAGTACTCATTGAGGCGCTCGCTTGCGGTTGTCCGGTAGTGTCGACCGACTGCGAGAGCGGGCCTGCAGAAATCCTCGAGGGCGGGACCTACGGCCCACTAGTCCCAGTTGGTGACGAGAACGCACTCGCAGAAGCTATTGGTGCTACACTCGCAGACGCTCCAGACCCGGATACGCTTCGGGGACGGGCGGACGATTTCGACATCGAATCGTCGATCGATCAGTACGACTCGTTGTTTCACTCGTCAGCGATCTGA